A window of the Sporosarcina sp. FSL K6-2383 genome harbors these coding sequences:
- a CDS encoding iron-containing alcohol dehydrogenase: MNKFEFYNPVKLIFGKDQLQKLPTELSNYGKKVLVVYGGGSIKHNGLYDEVMAMLKDNDMEVHELSGVEPNPRVSTARKGAAICKEHGIEVILAVGGGSVIDCTKLIAVAAKYDGDPWDFVAKKATPTDGLPFGTILTLAATGSEMNKGSVITNEETQEKYGWGSLFSYPKFSILDPTYTLSVPRNHTVYGIVDMMSHVFEQYFNNATNTPVQDELCEGVLRAVIEAGPKLVENLDDYDLRETILFAGTWGLNGFLQMGYNGDWASHDIEHAVSAVYDIPHAGGLAILFPHWMRHNVKVNPARFVKLAVNVFGVNPDGKTEEEIALEGIDNLRTFWTSIGAPETLGDYNIDDSKLDLMAEKATVNGALGNFARLDKKDVLTILKASL; the protein is encoded by the coding sequence ATGAATAAATTTGAATTTTATAATCCAGTAAAGCTGATTTTTGGAAAAGATCAATTGCAAAAACTACCGACGGAACTTTCGAACTATGGAAAAAAGGTGCTCGTCGTATATGGCGGTGGTAGCATTAAGCATAATGGTTTGTACGATGAGGTTATGGCGATGCTGAAAGATAATGATATGGAAGTACATGAACTATCGGGAGTGGAACCTAATCCACGTGTGTCAACGGCTCGGAAAGGGGCAGCGATTTGTAAGGAACATGGAATTGAGGTTATCTTGGCTGTTGGAGGCGGATCGGTCATTGATTGTACAAAGCTGATTGCAGTTGCGGCTAAATACGACGGGGATCCTTGGGATTTCGTTGCAAAAAAAGCTACTCCCACAGATGGTCTCCCATTCGGTACAATTTTGACACTTGCAGCAACAGGATCTGAAATGAATAAAGGCTCGGTCATTACAAATGAGGAAACGCAGGAAAAGTATGGCTGGGGTAGTTTATTTAGTTATCCTAAGTTTTCTATTTTAGATCCAACTTATACCCTTTCAGTACCGAGAAATCACACGGTTTATGGAATTGTGGATATGATGTCTCATGTATTTGAGCAATATTTTAATAACGCTACTAATACACCTGTTCAAGATGAACTATGTGAAGGTGTTTTGCGTGCAGTTATTGAGGCAGGACCAAAGCTTGTTGAAAACCTGGATGATTATGATCTGCGGGAAACGATTTTATTCGCAGGGACATGGGGGTTGAACGGTTTTCTTCAGATGGGCTATAACGGTGACTGGGCATCACATGATATCGAGCATGCGGTATCTGCAGTCTATGATATCCCGCATGCGGGGGGGCTTGCGATACTATTCCCTCACTGGATGCGCCATAATGTTAAAGTCAACCCAGCACGATTTGTTAAACTGGCAGTCAATGTCTTTGGTGTGAACCCAGATGGTAAGACTGAGGAGGAAATTGCGCTCGAAGGGATTGATAACCTGAGAACATTCTGGACATCTATTGGGGCGCCAGAAACACTTGGGGATTATAACATTGATGATTCGAAGTTGGATCTCATGGCTGAAAAAGCAACCGTAAACGGTGCGTTAGGTAATTTTGCACGTTTAGATAAAAAAGATGTGTTAACGATTTTGAAAGCGTCGTTATAA
- a CDS encoding DUF378 domain-containing protein produces MGVVQKIALAITIIGALNWGVAGIFRFDVVAQMAGGSAEPLARFVYLVIGVSGLINLGILFDYQRSRHEVHVPTPKEI; encoded by the coding sequence ATGGGAGTTGTACAAAAAATAGCATTAGCCATCACAATTATCGGTGCACTTAACTGGGGTGTCGCAGGGATTTTCCGGTTCGATGTTGTCGCACAAATGGCCGGTGGCTCTGCCGAACCGCTCGCACGCTTTGTTTACCTAGTCATTGGTGTTTCGGGACTTATCAATCTTGGAATACTGTTTGATTATCAACGAAGTCGACACGAGGTTCACGTGCCTACACCTAAAGAAATATAA
- a CDS encoding Glu/Leu/Phe/Val dehydrogenase, translated as MTENLNLFTSTQDVIKDALEKLGYDEGMYELLKEPLRMVEVRIPIRMDDGKIKVFTGYRGQHNDAVGPTKGGVRYHPEVTAEEVKALSMWMTLKAGIVDLPYGGGKGAIICDPREMSMGELERLSRGYVRALSQVMGPNKDIPAPDVFTNAQIMAWMMDEYSRIDEFNSPGFITGKPIVLGGSQGRDRATAEGVTIIIEEAAKRRGIDMKGARIVIQGFGNAGSFLSKFLNDAGAKVIGISDAYGALHDPAGLDIDYLLDRRDSFGTVTTLFDNTITNQELLELDCDILVPAAIANQITEKNAHNVKAKIVVEAANGPTTTEGTRILTERGILLVPDVLASAGGVTVSYFEWVQNNMGYYWTEEEVREKMTKKMVEAFDNVYTVAETRNIDMRLAAYMIGVRKTAEASRFRGWA; from the coding sequence ATGACTGAAAACCTGAATCTATTTACGTCTACACAAGATGTCATTAAGGATGCACTTGAGAAATTAGGCTATGATGAAGGAATGTACGAACTTTTAAAAGAACCACTTCGTATGGTTGAGGTCCGTATTCCAATCCGTATGGATGATGGCAAAATAAAAGTTTTCACGGGTTACCGTGGACAACATAATGATGCTGTAGGACCAACAAAAGGTGGCGTTCGATACCACCCAGAAGTTACAGCTGAGGAAGTAAAAGCACTTTCTATGTGGATGACTTTGAAAGCGGGTATCGTTGACCTACCATACGGCGGCGGTAAAGGTGCAATCATCTGTGACCCGCGCGAAATGTCGATGGGCGAACTTGAGCGTCTAAGCCGCGGATATGTCCGTGCGCTAAGCCAAGTAATGGGGCCGAACAAAGATATTCCAGCTCCAGACGTCTTCACAAATGCGCAAATTATGGCATGGATGATGGATGAATATAGTCGAATTGATGAGTTCAATTCACCTGGCTTCATTACAGGAAAACCGATTGTTCTTGGTGGATCACAAGGACGTGACCGTGCTACTGCGGAAGGTGTTACAATCATTATCGAAGAAGCGGCAAAACGTCGTGGAATTGATATGAAAGGTGCGCGTATCGTGATTCAAGGGTTTGGTAATGCGGGAAGCTTCCTGTCTAAGTTCTTGAATGATGCAGGTGCAAAAGTAATTGGAATTTCCGATGCTTATGGTGCTTTGCATGATCCTGCTGGACTAGATATCGATTATCTTCTAGATCGTCGTGATAGCTTCGGAACAGTAACAACACTGTTCGATAATACAATTACGAATCAAGAATTGCTTGAGCTTGATTGTGATATTCTTGTGCCGGCAGCAATTGCAAACCAAATTACTGAGAAAAACGCACATAATGTCAAAGCTAAGATTGTTGTTGAGGCAGCTAATGGGCCAACGACTACTGAAGGGACAAGAATCCTTACTGAACGCGGTATTCTTCTCGTTCCGGATGTTCTTGCTAGCGCAGGTGGAGTAACAGTTTCTTACTTCGAATGGGTTCAAAATAACATGGGTTATTACTGGACTGAAGAAGAAGTTCGTGAAAAAATGACGAAAAAAATGGTAGAGGCATTTGATAATGTTTATACAGTCGCTGAAACGCGTAATATTGATATGCGCCTTGCAGCTTATATGATTGGTGTACGTAAAACAGCGGAAGCATCACGTTTCCGTGGTTGGGCGTAA
- a CDS encoding ornithine--oxo-acid transaminase encodes MSVSEKVIVQTDKFGANNYHPLPIVISEAQGVWVKDPEGNKYMDMLSAYSAVNQGHRHPKIIQALKDQADKVTLTSRAFHNDQLGPWYEKICQLSGKEMALPMNTGAEAVETAVKAARRWAYDVKGVADGQAEIIACIGNFHGRTMTAVSLSSEAEYKRGFGPMLPGIDLIPYGDIAALEAAITPNTAAFLIEPIQGEAGIIIPPAGFMKAARELCKQHNVLFIADEIQAGLCRTGKMFACEWEDIEPDMYILGKALGGGVFPISCVVADKEILGVFNPGSHGSTFGGNPMACAVSIASLEVLEDEELAKNSLDLGNYFMEELKKIAHPSIKEVRGRGLFIGVELTEEARPYCEALKELGLLCKETHDTVIRFAPPLVIAKEELDWALERIKKVFA; translated from the coding sequence ATGTCAGTATCAGAAAAAGTGATTGTACAGACGGATAAATTTGGGGCGAATAACTATCATCCGCTACCAATCGTTATTTCAGAAGCACAAGGGGTTTGGGTGAAAGATCCAGAAGGTAATAAATATATGGATATGCTATCTGCTTATTCAGCTGTTAACCAAGGCCATCGACATCCGAAAATTATTCAAGCATTAAAAGACCAAGCGGATAAAGTAACACTCACATCACGCGCTTTCCATAACGACCAGCTTGGTCCATGGTATGAAAAAATTTGTCAACTATCCGGTAAAGAAATGGCCCTTCCAATGAACACTGGTGCGGAAGCTGTTGAAACCGCTGTCAAAGCGGCACGCCGTTGGGCTTATGATGTCAAAGGAGTTGCAGATGGGCAGGCAGAAATCATTGCTTGTATCGGTAACTTCCATGGTCGTACAATGACGGCTGTATCACTTTCTTCTGAAGCTGAATACAAGCGTGGATTTGGTCCGATGCTTCCGGGCATTGATTTGATTCCATACGGTGATATCGCGGCACTTGAGGCAGCAATCACTCCGAACACAGCGGCATTCTTAATCGAACCGATTCAAGGGGAAGCGGGAATCATTATTCCTCCAGCGGGCTTCATGAAAGCTGCACGCGAACTTTGTAAACAACATAATGTTTTATTCATTGCAGACGAAATTCAGGCGGGTCTATGCCGTACTGGGAAAATGTTTGCTTGTGAATGGGAAGACATAGAGCCAGATATGTACATCCTTGGTAAAGCTTTGGGGGGCGGCGTATTCCCGATTTCTTGTGTAGTAGCAGACAAAGAGATTCTTGGCGTCTTCAATCCTGGATCGCACGGATCGACATTCGGTGGTAACCCAATGGCATGTGCCGTATCTATCGCTTCTTTAGAAGTACTAGAAGATGAGGAATTAGCTAAGAATTCACTTGATCTAGGAAACTATTTCATGGAAGAGCTAAAGAAAATTGCTCATCCGTCGATTAAAGAAGTAAGAGGACGCGGATTATTTATTGGTGTTGAACTAACGGAAGAGGCACGTCCATACTGTGAGGCGCTCAAAGAACTTGGCCTACTTTGTAAAGAAACACATGACACAGTAATCCGTTTTGCACCACCACTGGTTATTGCAAAGGAAGAATTGGATTGGGCACTCGAAAGAATCAAAAAAGTTTTTGCATAA
- the pruA gene encoding L-glutamate gamma-semialdehyde dehydrogenase: MIPYKHEPFTDFTVEENKQAFLEGLKTVEGYLGQDYPLIIGGERIMTEEKLVSTNPANKAEIIGSVSKASRELAEKAMSVADETFNTWKKVKPEFRADVLFKAAAIIRRRKHEFSALLTKEAGKPWNEADADTAEAIDFLEFYARQMLKLKDGIPVESRPGEYNRFDYIPLGVGVVISPWNFAFAIMAGTAVAALVTGNTVLLKPASTTPVVAYKFIEVLEEAGMPAGVVNYIPGSGAEVGDYLVDHPRTRFISFTGSREVGTRIYERAAIVNEGQIWLKRVIAEMGGKDTIVVDNEADLELAAQSIVKSAFGFSGQKCSACSRAVIHEDVYDQVVARVEELTKELTYGDPADQSNFTGPVIDQASFDKVMSYIEIGKQEGRVIAGGTGDNSKGFFVAPTVIADLDPKARVMQEEIFGPVVGLTKAKNFTEALEIANNTDYGLTGAVITNNRFHIEQAREDFHVGNLYFNRNCTGAIVGYQPFGGFNMSGTDSKAGGPDYLQLHMQGKTTSETF; the protein is encoded by the coding sequence ATGATTCCATATAAACACGAACCATTCACAGATTTTACCGTAGAAGAGAACAAACAAGCTTTTCTTGAGGGACTAAAAACAGTTGAAGGCTATCTTGGTCAAGACTATCCACTTATTATTGGTGGAGAGCGCATCATGACGGAAGAAAAATTAGTTTCAACAAACCCTGCAAATAAAGCAGAAATCATTGGATCAGTTTCTAAAGCAAGCAGAGAGCTAGCTGAAAAAGCAATGTCAGTTGCTGATGAAACATTCAACACTTGGAAAAAAGTAAAACCTGAATTCCGTGCAGATGTCCTATTCAAAGCAGCTGCAATCATTCGTCGTCGTAAACACGAATTCTCAGCGCTACTAACAAAAGAAGCTGGAAAGCCTTGGAATGAAGCGGATGCGGATACAGCTGAAGCGATTGACTTCCTAGAATTCTATGCGCGTCAAATGCTTAAATTGAAAGATGGTATTCCTGTTGAAAGCCGTCCAGGCGAGTACAACCGTTTTGACTACATTCCACTTGGTGTAGGTGTTGTCATCTCTCCTTGGAACTTCGCATTTGCAATCATGGCTGGAACAGCAGTGGCAGCGCTTGTAACAGGTAACACAGTTCTTCTGAAACCGGCATCGACAACACCAGTTGTTGCTTATAAATTCATCGAAGTACTTGAAGAGGCGGGTATGCCTGCTGGAGTTGTGAACTATATTCCAGGATCCGGCGCTGAAGTGGGTGACTATCTTGTTGATCACCCAAGAACGCGTTTCATCTCATTCACGGGTTCACGTGAAGTTGGAACACGCATTTACGAACGTGCAGCAATTGTTAATGAAGGCCAAATCTGGTTGAAACGTGTTATCGCTGAAATGGGCGGTAAAGATACGATTGTTGTTGATAACGAAGCAGATCTTGAGCTTGCAGCACAATCTATCGTTAAATCTGCATTCGGCTTTAGCGGACAGAAATGTTCAGCTTGTTCACGTGCAGTGATTCACGAAGACGTCTACGACCAAGTTGTAGCACGTGTTGAGGAATTGACAAAAGAATTGACATACGGTGACCCAGCGGATCAGTCAAACTTTACTGGTCCAGTTATCGACCAAGCTTCATTCGATAAAGTTATGAGCTACATTGAAATTGGTAAACAAGAAGGACGTGTAATCGCGGGTGGAACAGGCGATAATTCAAAAGGATTCTTCGTTGCACCAACAGTTATTGCGGATCTTGATCCAAAAGCACGCGTGATGCAAGAAGAAATCTTTGGCCCAGTTGTCGGCTTAACAAAAGCGAAAAACTTCACAGAAGCGCTTGAAATTGCGAACAACACAGACTACGGTCTAACAGGTGCGGTCATTACAAATAACCGTTTCCATATCGAACAAGCACGTGAAGATTTCCATGTAGGAAATCTGTATTTCAATCGTAATTGCACAGGTGCAATCGTTGGTTACCAACCATTTGGTGGCTTCAACATGTCCGGTACAGACTCAAAAGCGGGCGGACCAGATTACTTGCAACTTCATATGCAAGGTAAAACAACATCAGAAACATTTTAA
- a CDS encoding sigma 54-interacting transcriptional regulator, whose amino-acid sequence MKNIDKSLLPFYTFAVGHAGVGIHAVDQNGRTVIYNNKMKEIEGLALEDVGDRSILELFNFNQQESTLLKVLQSGKEQLNVKQTYWNRNGTEITTINDTYPVYNGTNLIGAIELVRDVTALEKFVLQPFRKNSDPVTFNQVIAVSPPMKAVISTAKKAVRTKLPVLLIGESGTGKDLIAESIHNELSPSNGLFYTLFCHSSDPILIERLNEDLNDPEPFTLFCERIDLLSIALQQKLLALLRKTPAGNRQFIASIGDDPVELIASGALLKDLYYFFASFTIRIPPLRKRKEDIVPFISAYFMRRSERYGSTLQGVESEVEQLFHGYDWPGNMRELEFLLDEISSLATLETVVTFDMLPLHFRMKSNAIADEPVQATDFIVQPNKELLPLDQFLREAEVYYLQKAMKLNEENITKTASALGMSRQNLQYRLKKIKK is encoded by the coding sequence TTGAAAAATATTGATAAATCACTCCTTCCCTTTTATACGTTTGCAGTCGGTCATGCCGGTGTTGGCATCCATGCTGTTGACCAAAATGGCCGTACTGTCATTTATAATAATAAGATGAAAGAAATTGAAGGTCTTGCCCTTGAAGATGTGGGCGACCGTTCTATTTTAGAGCTATTCAATTTTAATCAGCAGGAGAGTACGTTGCTGAAAGTATTACAAAGCGGCAAGGAACAGTTGAATGTCAAACAGACATATTGGAACAGAAATGGTACAGAAATTACAACCATCAATGATACATACCCGGTTTACAATGGGACAAATCTCATTGGTGCCATTGAACTTGTCCGTGATGTGACAGCTCTTGAGAAATTTGTCCTGCAGCCCTTTCGAAAAAATAGTGATCCCGTTACATTCAATCAGGTCATCGCTGTCTCCCCTCCAATGAAAGCCGTCATTTCAACGGCTAAAAAAGCTGTTCGTACAAAGTTGCCTGTTTTGTTGATTGGAGAATCCGGGACAGGCAAAGATCTTATCGCAGAAAGCATACATAATGAATTGTCGCCTTCCAACGGCCTATTCTATACCCTCTTTTGCCATAGTTCAGATCCGATTTTGATTGAACGCTTGAACGAGGACTTGAATGATCCGGAGCCTTTCACGCTATTCTGTGAGCGTATTGATCTGCTTTCAATTGCATTGCAGCAAAAATTATTGGCACTTCTTAGAAAAACACCCGCCGGCAACCGCCAATTCATCGCTAGTATCGGCGATGACCCGGTAGAATTGATTGCTTCGGGAGCTCTTTTGAAGGATTTATATTATTTCTTTGCTTCATTTACGATTCGTATTCCGCCGCTGCGGAAGCGTAAAGAAGATATCGTGCCATTCATTTCCGCTTATTTTATGCGGCGTAGTGAACGTTATGGTTCCACACTCCAAGGTGTTGAATCTGAAGTAGAACAGCTTTTCCATGGTTATGATTGGCCAGGTAATATGCGTGAGCTTGAGTTTCTTCTTGATGAGATTTCCTCGCTCGCTACACTAGAAACGGTTGTCACATTCGATATGCTACCGCTTCATTTCCGAATGAAGAGCAATGCCATTGCGGATGAACCCGTGCAAGCTACGGATTTTATTGTTCAACCAAATAAAGAACTGCTACCCCTTGACCAATTTTTACGTGAGGCGGAAGTGTATTACTTACAAAAGGCCATGAAGCTCAATGAGGAAAACATTACAAAAACTGCGAGCGCACTTGGTATGAGCCGGCAAAACTTGCAATATCGTTTAAAGAAAATAAAAAAATGA
- the yugI gene encoding S1 domain-containing post-transcriptional regulator GSP13 has translation MARKYEAGEELSGKVTGIQPYGAFVALDEETQGLVHISEITYGFVKDINEFLTVGQEVNVKVLEVDEDAGKISLSIRALLEAPPSTRRDDNPRKSLQARVNERDADGFNSLKDKLQDWIEKSGH, from the coding sequence ATGGCGAGAAAATATGAAGCTGGAGAAGAGCTTTCCGGCAAAGTAACAGGAATTCAACCGTATGGTGCATTTGTTGCACTTGACGAAGAAACACAAGGACTTGTCCACATTTCTGAAATAACATATGGCTTTGTGAAGGATATTAATGAATTTCTAACTGTAGGTCAGGAAGTTAATGTGAAAGTGCTAGAAGTAGATGAAGATGCCGGGAAAATTAGTCTATCAATTCGTGCGTTACTAGAAGCACCGCCATCTACACGGAGGGACGACAATCCGCGTAAATCATTACAAGCACGCGTCAATGAACGTGACGCAGATGGATTTAACTCATTGAAAGACAAACTTCAAGATTGGATTGAGAAATCGGGTCACTAA
- a CDS encoding sigma-70 family RNA polymerase sigma factor yields the protein MKEESTEFEEWIDLYAHQIERYAFQYGYSPEQAAQLTVETFREIYTDLENMDERKQFIYKVALHKFRHAQQTSLGQDTVLPFEEDQQLHEKISRLEEKAKLALILSQFHNMSEAEIAMVLGISEEAVGEAIRHAIQQLTIEIDNAHLDKRLEFLQKSYGRISSSFRKDQVFATVKEEIRQSDIKKQPISKKVLIPWIVGILTLAVLVIVPVFTGEEDQKNSAVDFMEQLKISFEEELASRYAQLGLKESTEEDQQNYYYFTPYGKQAREDFETMFQEEEKSIENNGEINKKTIKNNYDVIINSMELPSEMVEQLIKRPLANDKEKSREFISKYVKQINDIQQSYMASIYQHQQLIEAAMADGLFQIEKFLEKKETYPEELQIALNSMEKQNLYLDSVSEWAALVPSFERNELSAKVKASIHEDFAGYIALLESSSYIAQPKLFNAYDEPVDNLLEIERTLLAEGDIQLEIPYLSLRDYYSTLFYVLITDSETNRIFGSDGKITEEVKSSWKKIASGGKESPSAHIMRTIIREMEASEWTESDMQSRFTYYHLNYAIGLAKAGKLHSFEMNGILQPDQGFDIVTFPDPSFEKLVDETYNLYSSNHDATVLNDVHPFVTFAMYYLANDNDDPVTMWHLSTQRDNPQTLEDYLMNWQQEDFHLNEVDGLFFDARESLGGSIILQKGDIGRYAAEMLVDETTNWKISFINSDMLKFE from the coding sequence ATGAAGGAAGAGAGTACTGAATTTGAAGAATGGATTGACCTATATGCACATCAGATCGAACGTTACGCATTTCAATACGGATATTCACCAGAACAAGCTGCACAACTGACGGTGGAAACATTCCGTGAAATTTATACTGATTTAGAAAATATGGATGAAAGAAAACAATTTATTTATAAAGTTGCGCTACATAAGTTTCGGCATGCACAGCAGACGAGTCTCGGGCAAGATACAGTTTTGCCATTTGAAGAGGATCAACAATTGCATGAAAAGATTAGTAGACTAGAAGAAAAAGCAAAGCTGGCCTTAATCCTTTCACAATTTCATAATATGAGTGAGGCAGAGATTGCGATGGTTTTGGGGATTTCCGAGGAGGCTGTCGGAGAGGCTATCAGACATGCAATCCAGCAACTCACTATTGAAATCGATAATGCTCATTTGGATAAAAGGTTAGAGTTTCTACAAAAATCGTATGGAAGAATCAGTTCTTCATTCCGGAAAGATCAAGTCTTTGCAACGGTGAAAGAAGAAATAAGGCAGTCGGATATAAAGAAACAACCGATCTCGAAGAAGGTCCTAATTCCATGGATTGTTGGGATACTGACTTTGGCTGTTCTTGTAATCGTTCCGGTCTTTACAGGTGAAGAGGATCAAAAGAATTCAGCAGTAGACTTTATGGAGCAACTGAAAATATCTTTTGAAGAAGAACTAGCGAGTCGTTATGCACAATTGGGGTTGAAAGAAAGTACTGAAGAAGATCAGCAAAATTATTACTACTTTACCCCGTACGGCAAACAAGCACGAGAGGATTTCGAAACAATGTTCCAAGAGGAAGAAAAAAGTATTGAGAACAATGGGGAAATCAACAAAAAAACGATTAAAAATAACTATGACGTAATTATAAACTCGATGGAGTTACCGTCTGAAATGGTTGAGCAACTCATTAAACGTCCACTAGCAAATGATAAAGAAAAAAGTAGGGAATTTATTAGTAAATATGTAAAGCAAATCAATGACATTCAGCAATCCTACATGGCATCTATTTATCAGCACCAACAGCTTATTGAAGCTGCGATGGCTGACGGGCTATTTCAAATCGAAAAATTTCTTGAAAAGAAAGAAACGTATCCTGAAGAATTACAAATTGCGCTAAATAGTATGGAGAAACAAAACTTGTATCTTGATTCTGTTTCAGAATGGGCAGCATTGGTTCCTTCTTTCGAAAGGAATGAGTTAAGTGCCAAGGTTAAAGCTTCGATCCACGAGGATTTTGCTGGTTATATAGCACTGCTAGAATCTTCATCGTATATCGCTCAACCGAAGTTGTTTAATGCTTATGATGAACCCGTTGATAATCTACTAGAAATAGAAAGGACGTTATTGGCGGAGGGGGATATTCAACTTGAAATACCTTACTTATCGCTCAGAGACTATTACTCTACTCTCTTTTATGTACTCATCACTGACTCTGAAACGAATCGGATATTCGGTTCCGACGGAAAAATAACAGAAGAGGTAAAGTCGTCTTGGAAGAAAATCGCGTCAGGTGGCAAGGAGTCTCCATCAGCTCATATTATGAGAACCATTATTCGCGAAATGGAGGCGAGTGAGTGGACAGAATCAGACATGCAAAGTCGTTTTACCTACTATCATTTGAATTATGCAATAGGATTGGCTAAAGCAGGTAAGCTCCATTCATTTGAAATGAATGGCATTTTACAACCAGATCAAGGATTTGATATTGTCACTTTCCCTGATCCCTCTTTTGAGAAGTTAGTGGATGAAACGTATAATCTCTACTCATCAAACCATGATGCGACTGTGTTGAATGATGTGCATCCCTTCGTTACTTTCGCCATGTATTATTTAGCAAATGACAATGATGATCCGGTAACGATGTGGCATTTATCTACACAAAGGGATAATCCGCAAACACTGGAAGATTATCTTATGAATTGGCAACAAGAGGATTTTCATCTTAATGAAGTGGATGGACTTTTTTTCGATGCAAGGGAATCATTAGGCGGCTCTATTATCCTTCAAAAGGGGGATATTGGTCGTTATGCGGCTGAAATGTTAGTGGATGAAACTACTAATTGGAAAATAAGTTTTATTAATTCAGATATGCTGAAATTTGAATAA
- a CDS encoding RNA polymerase sigma factor, translating to MNNIDLIAKAQQGDQAAYGKLMKLYYRTVEKFAYQCGVRLDDIPDVTQEVFIKLHRFLHQFNQERFTTWLYKITLNTARDYYRKENRERDKKQKVGNDTQMTVQHSVEAQVLLFEEDRELHVAIMQLDEKYRLPLILYYFQDLSYQQIADVLNITLSVVKTRLHRAKDSLKKAMDNNGGVRHGE from the coding sequence ATGAACAATATCGACTTAATTGCAAAAGCGCAGCAAGGAGATCAGGCTGCTTACGGAAAGTTGATGAAGCTTTATTATCGGACGGTAGAGAAATTCGCCTACCAATGTGGTGTCAGGCTAGATGATATACCAGACGTGACGCAGGAAGTATTCATCAAATTGCACAGGTTTTTACATCAATTCAATCAAGAACGCTTTACGACATGGCTGTATAAAATTACGTTAAACACAGCACGTGATTATTACCGGAAAGAAAATCGAGAGCGAGATAAGAAACAAAAAGTGGGCAATGATACACAAATGACCGTACAGCATTCCGTGGAGGCGCAAGTTCTTTTATTCGAAGAAGACCGCGAACTGCATGTAGCCATTATGCAATTAGATGAAAAATATCGATTGCCACTGATTCTGTATTATTTCCAAGACTTATCCTATCAGCAAATTGCCGACGTCTTAAACATCACACTCTCAGTTGTTAAAACACGTCTACACCGAGCGAAAGATAGTTTGAAAAAAGCAATGGACAATAATGGAGGTGTGCGTCATGGCGAATAA